GCGGGAACTGCCCCTAACCGATAATCTGAGGCTGCACCGTGTAACTGGATTGTGTCTTCAAAGGGGTTAAAGCCGACAATGCGGGCATAATCACCCAAGCCAGTGCTCTGGGAATTGCCGTCGTTGTAGAAGGCAGCAGCATTGGTTCCCAATACAAAGCGGTCTGCACCGCCACCGCCGATCAGCACGTCGCGCTCATTCACACCCAAGACACTGGGCGCTGTACCCGTTAGCAGATCATTACCGGCACCGCCGACTAAACGGTCATCGCCAGCGCCACCAGTGAGCAGGTCATTGCCAGCACCGCCATTGAGGACGTTATTGAGGGCATTGCCTGTGAGCCGGTTGTTCAAATCATTGCCGTTACCGACTGTGGCAGAGCCAACCAGGGCTAGATTCTCCAAGTTGGGTCGCAGGGTTGCGTTGACAAAAGCCCGAACCGTGTCAATGCCTGCGCCCAGTCCCTCGTTAGCGATATCCCCGGCACTATCGATGATGTAGGTGTCGTTGCCAACCCCGCCGAGCAGTTGGTCATTGCCCAAACCGCCGTTGAGGAAATCATTACCAGCAATGCCCACAAGCCGGTCATTGCCTGCTTCGCCCATCAAGCGATTATTGCCAGCATCGCCAAGCAAAACATCATTGCCCGCGCTGCCAATCTCCTGTACTGAAGTCCGTGCGGTCATAGAGGAGCCAAGTGCGGTATTAGCGTCGAGCTTGACATTGGTCCCCCCAATCGTCACTTGCTGACTAATGGGTCCGCTCAAGGTTCCGCCTGAAAAGGTTACCGTATAAGCGCCGCTCGGCAGTTGCATTTGATAACCACCTGCGGTCATCGTGGTTCCAGTAAACGTACCGGCAGTTCCGGTCGCCTGCACTCGGATCTGGCCTAAACCTTCACCGTTGTCGTAGAAGTTATCTCGATCAGCGTCCTTAAACACGACGCCCAATAACCAGGAATTGCCAAAGTTGGAACGATTACCAAA
Above is a window of Leptolyngbya sp. FACHB-261 DNA encoding:
- a CDS encoding CAP domain-containing protein, which translates into the protein MVFNPSGLEQEMLERINQMRINPTAGLNALVNSVNPLHSLDPAINSALLQFKVNASVLASQWSALTPAQPLAWSGALYSGAHAHNQAMISQNTQTHQVAGEAPLSGRAINNGYGNWSNLGENVYAYATSVLQGHAGLAIDWGNTSTGIQLNAGHRANIMSRNFREVGIGITTTNGTNNRLGPLVITQDFGNRSNFGNSWLLGVVFKDADRDNFYDNGEGLGQIRVQATGTAGTFTGTTMTAGGYQMQLPSGAYTVTFSGGTLSGPISQQVTIGGTNVKLDANTALGSSMTARTSVQEIGSAGNDVLLGDAGNNRLMGEAGNDRLVGIAGNDFLNGGLGNDQLLGGVGNDTYIIDSAGDIANEGLGAGIDTVRAFVNATLRPNLENLALVGSATVGNGNDLNNRLTGNALNNVLNGGAGNDLLTGGAGDDRLVGGAGNDLLTGTAPSVLGVNERDVLIGGGGADRFVLGTNAAAFYNDGNSQSTGLGDYARIVGFNPFEDTIQLHGAASDYRLGAVPAGLENGTGLFYTGAGQTELIAVIQSAAGLQIGENGWAFV